The nucleotide window CCGCCGGCAATAAGGATAATGGGCGGGGTAAAAGCTGCGATGGCCTTAAGCGTAGCGTCTGGGTTGGTGCCTTTAGAGTCGTTTATGTATTGTACCCCGTCCACTACTGCCACCTTCTCACAGCGGTGCTCCACGCCTCGAAAAGACTTGAGCACGCCGGCAATAACAGGAGCGGCTACCCCGGCCGCCCTGGCCAGGCACACAGTGGCGAGAGCATTCTCTAAGTTGTGCTCGCCCGGAATACCCACCTCAGCGGTGCGGCAGATAACAGCCCCCTCACCTTCCCAATTCAGCACAATGTGTCCGTCTTCTACCCACGCGCCGGCTGTAAGAACTTGCCGGCGACTAAAAAACACCGTACGGGAATGAGCTGCTGCTGCCAGGTCCAAGCTGTACTTGTCATCAGCATTAAGGATTAGAATATCTTGCCGCCCCTGACGAGCGAAGATCTTGGCCTTGGCCGCCGCATAAGCGGCAAAGCTGCCGTGACGGTCTAGATGATCTTCGCTTAAGTTTAAGATCGTACACACCCGCGGATGAAACTTGTGGGTGTATTCCAGTTGAAAACTGGACATCTCAGCCACAACCCAGTTCCCCGGGTTTAGATTGGACACGGCCTCAGTGAGCGGTCGGCCGATGTTTCCGGCGACTACGGCTGGGATGTTGGCGGCAACTAAAGCTTCCCCTACCCAGGTGGTAGTAGTGGTCTTGCCGTTCGATCCAGTCACCGCCAGATACGGCCCTGGATAAAGCCAATAGGCCAGCTCGGGCTCGCTGATGATGGGCCGGTTGCGCCGTTTTCCCTCCATGATAATAGGCGCCGTATCGGGCACTCCCGGACTGGTGACCACATAGTCCACCGGCTCTAAGAGGTTGAGCGGATGTTCCCCCAGGACCACCTGAGCACCCATAGCCGTTAGCCGGTCAGCCCGCTGCTGCATCAGCGGGCTGGTCTCTAAATCAGTGGCGATCACCTGTATACCCCGGGCCAGCAAGGCCGTGGCCGCGGCGTAACCACTCTTGGCTAAACCTAGAACCAACGCCGTTTGCCCGCTTCGCTCGTCCATAGAGTCCCCTCCTGCCCCGGCTCAAGCCATAAAGTTATACCAAATAGCCAAACCCAAGATGGCGGCCACTGTACCCGCCAACCAGAAGCGCCGCACCACCACCGGCTCACTCCAGCCTACCAGCTCGAAATGATGATGAAGCGGGCTCATCCGGAAAATTCTTCCGCCGGTGAGGCGAAAATATACCACCTGCATTATCATCGATAAGGTCTCAATAACAAACACAGCGCCGATGACAATAAGGAGCAGCTCGGTCTTGGTAAACACTGCCGCTGCCGCCAATGCCGCTCCTAGAGCCAAGGAGCCCGTATCCCCCATGAAGATCCGAGCCGGATAGCCGTTAAACCAAAGGAAACCCAAACAGGCTCCAACCGTGGCGGCGGTAAAAATAGCTATCTTAGACTGTTGCTCCCAGGCTATAACCGTAAAGGCCAGCAGGGCGATCAGCACCGTACCGGCGGCCAAACCATCTAAACCGTCAGTCAAGTTGACGGCATTGGCAGCGCTTACCGCCACCAAAACCACGAAGGCCACATACCACGGCCCTGAAGGTATAGTACCAAAGAAAGGGATACTAACACCTCCGCCCAGTTCGCCCTGGAAATAGACCCAGCTGCCCAGCAGGGCCGCAAGGACCACCTGAAAAAACAGTTTCTCGCGTGCCTTCAGTCCCAGCGACCGTTTCTTAACTGCCTTGCGCCAGTCATCTTCCAAGCCGATCAAAGCATACCCCACCATAAGAGCCAGCGCTACCAGTGTTTCCGGAGCCGTCCCGGCCAGAAGCACCGTCGCCGCTGCAGCGGCCACTACTATCACCACTCCGCCCATGGTGGGGGTTCCGGATTTAGCCTGATGGCGCTTCGGGCCTTGGCTGCGAATAATCTGTCCGTAGTCAAGCCGCTTCAGGTATTGGATCCAAGGGGGTGTAAGGCCCAGGGTGAGGGCCAGCCCTAATACTGCCGCCAGTACAACCTGTTTCATCATGAATTATCGGCACCCTTCTTGTTTTAACATTGCTACCACTTGTTCAAACTGCATCCCGCGCGATGCCTTCACCAACACCACATCTTCGGGTTGTACTTCGCGACCGGCTACTTCGGCCGCCGCGGCAGCATCAGGACACACAAAGGCTCTGTTCTGATCGAGGCCGGCGGCGACAGCACCTTGAACCACATCGGGCGCCCACGAACCAGCAGCAATGAGGCAACCCACCCCCAACTCTGCCGCCAACCTCCCCACTTCTTTATGAGCCGGCGGCGCAAACTCTCCCAGTTCCAACATGTCGCCCACAACAGCCACAGTTCGCCGCCCCAAAGCCAAATCGGCCATGGTCTCAAGGGCACCGCGCATAGACACAGGGTTGGCATTGTAAGCATCATCGATAATTAGGGTGCCATCGGCCCGCACGCTCACATCAAGCCGCATGGCGCCCGGCTTAACACCTCTTAAGGCCGCTGCCATCTCGTCTAGAGACAAGCCGAAATAATGCCCCACAGAAATGGCAGCCAAAGCATTGAAGACGTTAAAGCTGCCCACCAGCGGCAACTGAACCCGGCTGGTCCCGCACTGTCCGTTCACCGTAAAGCTGATCCCCATCGTTCCATCTGTCTTGATATCGGAACCGCGCACATCGGCCCCGGGCTCAAGCCCGAAGTACACCACTGGGCAGCGGCTGCGGACTGCCTGTTGTCTAACCCCGGGATCATCTCCGTTTAGCACGGCCAAGCCATGGGCCGGCAGGCATTCCAGCAGTTCTCCTTTGGCCCGGGCAATGTTTTCTTGACTACCCAACAGCTCGATATGGGCCACGCCAGTATTTGTAATCACGCCCACTTCCGGCTCTGCCACCTGGGCCAGCTGACGGATCTGGCCCGGACCGCGCATAGCCAGTTCCAGCACCGCCACTTCATGATGGGCCTCTAATTTAAACAGAGTCAGGGGCAACCCTACCTCGGTGTTGAGATTGCCCGGGTTCTTCAAGGTGCGGAAGCGGCGGCCCAACACCTCAGCGGTAAGATCTTTAGCTGTGGTTTTACCGGTGCTGCCGGTAATGGCCACCGTGCGTACAGCAAACCGCTGGCGATACCAAGCCCCTAACGTTAGTAACGCCTGGCCGGTGTCAGCTACCCGGATAACTGCTTTCTCCGGTGGACACGAATAAGCTGAGACGTGGCTGACCAAGGCCGCTGCGGCAGCCCCGGCCAAGGCCCCGGGAATGAATTTATGTCCATCGGTACGCTCTCCCGGCAAGGCCACGAACAAATCTCCTATTGATAACGAACGAGAGTCAGTGCTAACTCCGGTTACCCAGGCCGCGCCGCTGCCGGCAATGATCTCTCCCCCGATAATGTTGGCAATTTCTGCCGCTGTCACCGGCTGCATGATTGATTCAGCTCCTTAAAATAGTCTCGCACTACTTCCCGGTCATCAAAGTGAATAGTCTGCTCACCTAAGATCTGATAGGTCTCATGCCCTTTCCCGGCAATAAGCACCACATCACCGGTGCGAGCTTCAGTAAGAGCCGCATAAATCGCTTGACGGCGATCGGTGATCAGCGAATACGACCCCTTGGCAGCCGTTGTCTCTTTGATTCCGGCTTCGATATCGGCGATAATGGCCGCCGGATCTTCAGTGCGGGGGTTGTCGGACGTAACAAAGACCAAATCGGCATATTCCACACCCAGCTTCCCCATAAGCGGCCGCTTGGTCCGGTCGCGGTCACCGCCGCAACCGAAAACCAAGATGATCCGACCGGCGGCGAACTCCTGAGCTGCTTTCAATATATTCTCCAGACCATCCGGCGTGTGAGCATAGTCCACAATAACAGCAAAATCTTGCCCACATTTCACTTGTTCGAACCGGCCGGGAACACCGGGCCTATGCTCTAATGCAGTTACGATTACGTCCAGTTCCACCCCCTGGCTGATCCCTACTGCACAAGCAGCCAAGGCATTATAGACACTGAACAAACCGGTGGTATGAAGCTTCACTTCTCTTGTCCCCACTGTAGTCTCCAGCTTAAAGCAGGCACCTTGGGCTCCAATTTCGATCTGGCTGGCAGTGATGTCAGCCTGGTTTTTTATTCCATAAGTCAAAATAGGAGCCGACGTGGCCGCCTGCATGGCGGCGCTGCTGGGATCATCGGCATTGAGCACAGCTCTCTTCGGTCCGCCTTTGCTGGTGACTTTGTTCAGTTGGGCAAATAGCTGTGCCTTCGCCAGGCGATACTTAGCCAGGGTCTCATGATAATCCAAGTGATCTTGGGTCAAGTTGGTAAAGACCCCCACATCGAATTCAATGTTCTTAACCCGCCCCAAATCCAAGGCATGGGATGAAACCTCCAGCGACACGTGGGTAACGCCGTCGTTCACCATTTGTCGGAGCAAATGCTCCACATCCACCGACTCCGGGGTGGTACGTTCCACCGGCAGTACCCGGGCGCCCACATGGTTCTCCACAGTGCCGATTAATCCGGTCTTGAACCCAGCCGCTTGAAAAATACCTTCAGACAAAAAAGCAGTGGTGGTCTTACCATTGGTACCAGTAACTCCCACTACTTTCAGCTTCCGGGACGGATGATCATAAAAAGCCGCCGCTAAGTCAGGCAAGGCTGCCCGGCTATTTGGTACCAGAACCTTAGCGATGCCAACTGGCAGCTCAATCTCGGGGCGATCCAGCACAACGGCGCGGGCCCCCTGAGCTACGGCCTCGGGAATGAACCGGTGGCCGTCATGTTTAAACCCGCGCACAGCTACAAACAAGCCTCCCGGCTTGACCCCTCGCGAATCGTAAGCTACCTGATGGATGTTGCTGTCCTGTGACAGCCCGTTCCAATCTAGACTCAGCACGACAGTTTCTGCTAAAAGTTCCGGCAACGTTTTAAACACAAGGATCCCTCCCCCGCTCTACTCCAGTTCTAGTATGGCTCTATTTCAACCGCTTAATTCCAAAGTTTTCCTGATATAAGTTAGGTTGAGCCCGGAGCCCGCCTGATAATTTCGGGAGATCCGCGTCCATTTCCTGCAAGGGGCGGGAATTTATTCATGTGGTTCATCCGGCCCGCCGGCTGGTGGCGGCTTAAACTCCACCGTAATCATGCTACCGGTGGGAACTTGGCTGCGGGGCTGCGGATCCTGACTCACAGCTAAACCTGTGCCCACCGGTCTTAGGGTCAATCCCATCTCAGCCAGATTTTGAGCCGCCTGGCGCATGGTTTGGCCAGTTAAGTTGGGCACTGTTACCAGCCCTGGTGCCGGTTTCGTCTCGCCGCACACCAGGATTATTTTTGTTTCAGCCGCGGCCGCGGTTCCCGGCGGCGGGGTTTGATCGATGACAATACTTCCTTCACCTTCCACCCGATAGGACAGACCTTGGGCTTCCAGAGCTTTCCTGGCTTCAGCCACAGGCAAATTCATTACGGCCGGCACCTGGATCTTCGGCTCTGTCATCTCTTCTTCACTGGTTATCGTCGGCGGAATCGACAGATAACGCAGGCTGTCTTCCATCACGCGCTTAAATGTCGGCGCGGCAACAACCCCGCCGTAATAGGCACCTTGTGGTTCGTCCACCACCACCAAGATGGCCAGTTGCGGGTTGTCCACCGGTCCGAAGCCTACAAAGGACGCCACATGTTTATCGGATACATAGCGACCCTCCACAGTTTTTTGGGCCGTGCCTGTTTTCCCGGCCAACCGGTAGCCGGGAATCTGGGCACCGCGGCCGGTTCCGTCCGCCACCACCGCTTCCAACAGCCGGCAGAGCTCATAGGCGGTGTCGGTGGATACTACTTGCCGCACCATTTGGGGAGTAAACGGCTGCACAACGGCACCGTCGACAGTCCGTATTTCCCGCACAATCTGGGGTTTCATCAGCAGACCGCCGTTGGCCACCGCCCCCATCATGGTAATCATTTGCAGCGGAGTCACCGCAATGCCCTGACCGAAAGAAATGTTGGCCTGTTCCACCGGCCCCACACTTTTTACCGGCACCAAAATACCTTCTTCTTCCCCGGGAAGTCCGCTGCCTGGAGTGGCGCCGAAGCCAAAGTCGGATATGTAGCGGTAGAACGTCTCCCGGGACATCCGCATACCCACGGTCATAAAGCCTACGTTACAGGAGTTTTTCACCACTTCGGCAAAAGTCTGGCTGCCGTGGGCCGTGACACAAGCAATGTTATGGCCGGCCACCTGCATACTGCCTCGGCAGTAAAACCCGTCGCTTTCCTGGACTGCTTTTTCTTCCAGGGCCGCAGCAGCGGTAACAATCTTGAAGGTAGATCCGGGTTCATAGTTGTACCACACGGCCAAATTCCGACGGTTGCTATCAGGACTGGCCAACGGCTTGTTCAAGTCAAAAGTGGGACGGTTAGAGAGCGCCAGAATCTCGCCGGTATTGGGATCTGATATGAGAACTACCGCCCCCTTGGCTTTGGTTTCTTCCATTAGCCGATCAATTTCCCGCTCAGCAATGTGTTGCAGCACCTCATCAATGGTAAGTACCAGATTATAGCCGTCTTCCGACGGCAAATACAACTTTTCGCCGCCGGGAATCTCGCGATTGGTGGCATCGGTTTCGCCCAAGAACCTCCCCATGGTACCGCGTAATTCCCGGTCGTAAACCAATTCCAGCCCCTCAAGGCCCTGATTATCGATGCCGGCAAAACCTAGGATATGAGCAGCCAAAGACCCATTGGGATAAAAGCGGTCGCTCTCTTCTACCAGGTAGACTCCGTCCAGTTTTAGCGCCCGCACAGTTTTAGATTTTTCCGGCTCTATCTTGCGAACCACATATTCAAACGAGGTCTCGGAGCGGACCTTGGCCAGCACCTGGTCAACCGACAGCCCCAGAGCCTCAGCTAAAGCGGCAGCGGCTTGATCGGCATTCTTGACCTGTCGCGGATTGACCACCACGCTGTCTAAGCTGATGTTTAGGGCCAGCTTTTTCCCGTTACGATCGGTGATCAGCCCCCGTTTGGGCTGAATCTCGATTTCCTGCAACCGCTGCGTTAAGGCAGCCGAGCGATACTTTTCGTTCTTAAAGACCTGAAGGTAGAAAAGGCGGGCTGCCAGCCCGCAGGTGCAAAACGTTATGAATAATAAAAAGACCGCTATGCGCTTACGCATCATAGTAAGCGTGTGTTTCAAGGCTCATACACCAACCTTTAGTGGTTTTCCCCAACTCCGTGGGCAAAAGCCCTCTTTAACCCGCGCGTCCAGTTAAGGAAAGCCAACAGGCGATTTTGAGGTCCGCCACCTTCCAGAGGCGGCGATGCCGGTTCTGCCGCCGCCACCGCTGTGTCCACCACAGGTTCCAGCGGCGCTCTTACCGTACGGACAGTTTCCGGTTTTTGCATTCCCAACCGGGTTTTAGCCTCTTCTTCCACCCGGCGTAGGGATCTTAGCTCTGATGCCTGTTGTTCCAGCTGTTCGTTCTGGATTTGGATTTGAGCCAACTGTTTTTCCGCCCGGTTTAAGCGCAAATTCAGTTGAGCCACATAGGCATACTGAGCCACATAAAGCAGAACCAACCCAACAGCCACAGCCACAAATAGGCCGTAGGCCGTCAAAGATTCAACCCGTCTTGTTACTCGCCGTCGCCGACGGCGAGCTGTTTTGGGCTCTGTAACCGGTTCTGGAAGGTGCAGCGCCGCTCCTGTCCTCCCTACCACTTTATGCGTCCCTCCTTCGCCTAAGAACTACGGTCTCCGCCTGATTGCTCGCAGCTTGGCGCTGCGGGCTCGCGGATTCTCCTTTGCTTCTTCGGGGCTCGGTACCACCGGTCTCTTGGTCAAGACCGTAAACCCGCCCTCCTGGGCCCAAGACCGAAAGGTGTGCTTGACAATCCTATCTTCCAAGGAATGAAACGAAATAACACAAAGTCGACCGCTGGGGGCTAAAATACGTCCGGCCGCTTCCAGGCCTTTTCGGAGGGCTGCCAGTTCGTCGTTGACAGCAATGCGCAGCGCCTGAAAAGTCCGCCGGGCCGGATGGGGCCCACGTCTCCTGGCTGCCGCCGGTATAGCGGCTTTGATCACATCCACCATCTGGGCGGTGGTAGTAATAGGTTGCTGCTGTCGCCTCTGTCCAATAAATTTGGCAATACGGACGGCCCAGCGTTCCTCGCCGTACTGGCTGATGATTTGCGCTAACTCTCTTTCCGGTAGAGTGTTAATGAGCGTTGCTGCGGTAACCGCTTGCTTAGGGTCCATGCGCATGTCCAAGGGCGCATCTTCCTGGTAAGAAAAGCCCCGTTCTTTTTCATCTAGCTGTGGCGATGACACCCCCAAGTCGAACAAGACTCCCAACGGTGCACCCAAGCCCGAGGTCTGCCATATCTCGTCCAGGCACCGAAAATTGCCTTTGGTTAGCTGCACCCGCTTTCCGTAGGGCTGGAGCCGCTTAGCCGCAGCGGCGAGCGCCGCTTCGTCTTGATCGATTCCCAGCAGGCGACCTGTCGGTGAACTCCGATCTAACATAGCAGCGGCATGTCCCGCTCCGCCCACAGTGCAGTCAATATACACTCCTTCCGGCTGACAAGCCAGATAAGACAACACCTCTTGGAGCAGTACCGGTTCATGAAGGAAAGTCATGGATTACCCCCTAGATACCAAAGTCCACCATTTTTTCGGCTAGTTCAGCAAAGTTAGCGCGGACTTGTCCACTGTAATCTTCCCAGGTAGCCTGATTCCAAATCTCAACTCGGTTTGATACCCCCAGTATTACTGTCTCCCGTTCGATGCCGGCATAAGCTCGCAAATAGGGTGGCACTAATACGCGCCCCTGTTTATCCAGTTCGCATTCGGTGGCCCCGGCAAAGAAAAAACGGACAAAAGCACGGGCCTCGCCTTTACTTAAGGGTAGATCTTTTAGCTTCTGCTCTAGGTTGGACCATTCATTGGGGGGGTATACAAACAGGCATTGATCCAAGCCCCGGGTGATGATAAACCGTTCGCCCAGGTCATCACGGAGCTTCACCGGAATAAACAGGCGCCCTTTGCTGTCCAGCGCATGCTGGTATTCCCCCATGAACACATCCTCACCCCACTTGTTGGATTAACTCCCCACTTTCCACCACTTTCCACCACATACATTCGCTCTCCTAGGTGTCATTTCCTGCTAAAAATAAAAAAATAAAAGGCCTTTTGCTCTAGGCCTTTAGTCGGGGACTTATCTTCCACCGCTGGTCCCGGGAGCGTTATGCCTTTACTACTATTTTGTCAGTCCCTATTGTTTGGAACCAACGAGGCCACCGCTCTATGTCCTAAGCCGAACGCCACTTCATTTAAGTGCAGCAACCCGATGCTACAGAAAATCACCACCACAATATGTTCGTCGTAACGGGCGATGCCAATTTTTCCGCCCAGGTTAAGCCCTAGGGCTTTGGGCATGATCTGAGACAGCGCCTCTCGAGCCGCCCCAGCCACGCCGCCTTCAGCTCCCTCCTCTTCGGCGATAAGTCCTTCACGTTTGGCGGCCACTACCGCCCGTTCAATCACTTTTTTCACCGACGAAATGAAATCGCCGCCGTAATCCACTGCTGCGGCCTTAATACCAACCGAACGATAGGCGTCTTTGAGCCGCTGCTCATTCTCCCGGTTTCTGGATAGAGCCATTTCAATCGCCGCTCTGGCCGCCTCGCTAGATCGTGTTCCTTCCACGTCTTCTCCCCCTCAAGGTGAAGCTCTTAACTCTTTTACATCTTTCGCTTTTTCTCCTAAACCCTGGTGGTGCTCAACTCCGATTAGGTTCGATACCGGCACCGTAAACATAATCCCCACTCCCGGCTGTTCAATTCCTCCGACCCGAGCAATGACATTGTAGATAGGGCTGTATCGGTCCCGCTCAGTAATAATGATAATAACTTCTTTAGAGGACTCAATCTGGATATTAAGAAACTTGCGGCTTTCGTGTTCGCCGGTCCCGCGTCCATACAAAATGGTAGCCCCACGAGCACCGGCTTTCTTAGCCTGAGTCACAATGGTGTCTGCCTTTCCTCTTTCAACAATGGCTACAATGGCCAAGTACTCCATATTCGCCCCCCTCTCACAGTCTGCTGATAATTCCCAGGGACAAAACCGATATCACTGCGCCCAACGAGGTCAGACCAATAATACCGAAGCCGTTCAGCAGCGGGTCTGTCAATCCCAATATCTTAGCCAGGCCCAGAGCTAAGGCCATATTCAACGGAATGTTCACCGGGCCAGTGGTGGCACTGGCCGAATCCATGGCTATGGCTACAAACTCTTCCGGTGCAAACTGGGCCAGGGCCAGGGCCAAGATCAAAATCGGCGTGACCACTTTCGAGGTGGGGATATTATTGACAATCTTAAAAATGCCCAGGGCCATGCCGGCGCCGAACCCTACCGCTACAGCGTGGATAAGGGTCTTGTTCGGGATGGCCCCCACCGAGATTTCCTCCACTTCCAGCGCCAACACCCGTAGCGCCGGTTCCACCAAAGTAGCAAAATAGCCCAGCACAAAAGCAAAGCCGACAATAATATATTTGTTATCCAGGAGGACCAAATCGCGCCCAATGGAATCCCCCAACGGCAACAGGCTCAGGGAGATACCTTTGAGAAAAAAATGCAGACCCAAAACACTCAGAACAAGACCGCCTAGGATCTGTTTGGAGCCAGCGCTGGTTTTTCTTAATACCAATAGCTGAAAAGCTAACATGAAAGCGACGATGGGAAGAACGCTCTTGGTGGTTTCCCACAGCGGCTTCAAGGCTTCAAACAACCTCACTTACATCCTCCTCGCACCGGTTTCTACTGCTAAAACAGCGGCTGTATCACCACTGTCAACGGATAAGGGTAGTTTTGATTATCAGCACTGATATAGGCCAGATCGCCCCCGGCCGAGATCTTGGCCCCGCTCTTCCAACCCGATCCGGACGTAAGCTCCGTTACCTGCTTATTCGGGTCGTACAGATACAACTGAGTATCAAGATAATCACCGTTATTTACCACAATACGGGGCAAGACCAAGCTTCGCTGCCACCAGATGGGCGGCTCATCTACGGCATCGTGGGCCAAGGTTAGCTTTTGAGTCTGGCTCTGTAGGACTGCTGACACCCCGCCGCCCGCTTCGTAAGCAAAAAGGAGAACAAAGCTGCCGTCAGGGGTGTAGTCCCCAATGGTCAGCCAATCACCGCTCACTGGGCCTAGATCCTGTAGCCGGTTGTTTAAATCGCTCGACCACAAACGGTGCCAGCTTATTTCCGGAAATTCTTCCGGCCCTTGAACCACAGAAGCGGTCAAGAATGCCAGTTGGCTGCTATCGGCAGACCACACTGGGGCCCCGGTCTTTTCCCGTGGCCGCGGCGTAATTTGCGTCAACAGCTCACCTTGGTTTGTGGTTACGATAATTCTAGTACTGGGCGGCAAAGGGCCGTCTTCGCCCAACTGAAAATCGTAGCCCGCGCTCAGAGCTTCAGCGCTCAAGAAAGCCAGTTTCTCCCCATCCGGAGACCACACCGGATAAAAGGGATACTCCCCAGCCAAGCCTACTGCTGTTTCGGTGCCGTTTTTAAGATCTAGAATAATTAATTGCCGCTGGGTGGTATCAGGGTTCGGGTAGACAACTCTGTCGCCGGTTGGAGACGGCACAACGAAAAAGAGACCGTCCCAAGTAGGTAAGTCCGACTTTACCTGTTTGTAACGTCCGCCGGCAGTGTCCACTGCCCACAAATCCCGGCCCCTATGTACTAGCAGCAGACCACTCTCGCGGTTAAATAAGCGGCTGCGAATAAACATCCCTTCGCCGGGAAGCCAAGCTAGGACTTTGTCTGTTCCGTCCAGGCCTACTTGCCGAACCAGGACGCCATTTTGACCCAGAAATCGGTCCTCACTTTGGATGCCATCGACAGCATAGAGCAGAGCATCGCCGGCCACATTCCAGCCAAAAAAGGCTAGGGATGTAAGCCGCTGTCCGCTGCGGTCGACAAGCTGCACCAGGCGACGACAGGACTTAGTCTGCTGATCCCAAAGCCAGAGGCCATACCCATTCTTTTCGCCAAAGGCGGCCAAATACCTCCCATCGGGAGACCAAGCCAGTTCCGGCAGCAGTCCGTAAAACGGACCGAAGCTAGTTTGATCCGGTTCCAGTACCATTTCTATGTCTAAAGGCAGTCCCGGGCCTGGCTGCTCTTCTCCTGCCGGCCCGCTCGGATTTCCTTCAGCAGTGCCGAGCCAGGCAGTGGCCCCTTCCGTACCCGGAACATCCGCTGGTAAAGAGGCACCGTTGTGGTCATTGTTGCTCGGCCGAGCAGTGGGACGACATCCCGCCACCATAAGCGTCATCACTAACAATAGAGCCGATATTACCACTGTTGCCGCTTTTCGTCTGGTCACACTCCCCTCTCCCCTCAAGCAACCCTATGGGCGATTATAAGGTAAAGACATTACAGAAAGGTTACTATTGAGCTAAAAGAGGCGAAAACCCCGGGTAAGCTGCCCGGGGCTATTCTTTAATCTTGCCACCACGGCGCTGCATTTCTTTTTCGGCAAACCGAAGCATTTTCTTTACCATCTGGCCGCCGATTTTTCCCACTTGCCGCGTGGTCATGTTCTCCCAGCCTTCTTCTGCAATGTTATCGTCGAGATCAAGATCCTCCGCTACTTCGTACTTTAGAGCGTCCAACTCCTCGGAAGCCCGGCGTACAAGTGGCCGCCGCCGACCTTTTTTATCTGCTGCCACTGCATCTCCCTCCTGGCCCTAGGTTTCCCCG belongs to Bacillota bacterium and includes:
- a CDS encoding UDP-N-acetylmuramoyl-L-alanine--D-glutamate ligase; this encodes MDERSGQTALVLGLAKSGYAAATALLARGIQVIATDLETSPLMQQRADRLTAMGAQVVLGEHPLNLLEPVDYVVTSPGVPDTAPIIMEGKRRNRPIISEPELAYWLYPGPYLAVTGSNGKTTTTTWVGEALVAANIPAVVAGNIGRPLTEAVSNLNPGNWVVAEMSSFQLEYTHKFHPRVCTILNLSEDHLDRHGSFAAYAAAKAKIFARQGRQDILILNADDKYSLDLAAAAHSRTVFFSRRQVLTAGAWVEDGHIVLNWEGEGAVICRTAEVGIPGEHNLENALATVCLARAAGVAAPVIAGVLKSFRGVEHRCEKVAVVDGVQYINDSKGTNPDATLKAIAAFTPPIILIAGGRDKGTDFDTLLPAIRERCRSVVLIGEAAPKIRPVLARAGFTPIFEAETLPEAVQLAHRLARPGETVLLSPACASFDMFSSYEQRGQVFKQAVQELGGDRA
- a CDS encoding phospho-N-acetylmuramoyl-pentapeptide-transferase yields the protein MMKQVVLAAVLGLALTLGLTPPWIQYLKRLDYGQIIRSQGPKRHQAKSGTPTMGGVVIVVAAAAATVLLAGTAPETLVALALMVGYALIGLEDDWRKAVKKRSLGLKAREKLFFQVVLAALLGSWVYFQGELGGGVSIPFFGTIPSGPWYVAFVVLVAVSAANAVNLTDGLDGLAAGTVLIALLAFTVIAWEQQSKIAIFTAATVGACLGFLWFNGYPARIFMGDTGSLALGAALAAAAVFTKTELLLIVIGAVFVIETLSMIMQVVYFRLTGGRIFRMSPLHHHFELVGWSEPVVVRRFWLAGTVAAILGLAIWYNFMA
- a CDS encoding UDP-N-acetylmuramoyl-tripeptide--D-alanyl-D-alanine ligase, with the translated sequence MQPVTAAEIANIIGGEIIAGSGAAWVTGVSTDSRSLSIGDLFVALPGERTDGHKFIPGALAGAAAAALVSHVSAYSCPPEKAVIRVADTGQALLTLGAWYRQRFAVRTVAITGSTGKTTAKDLTAEVLGRRFRTLKNPGNLNTEVGLPLTLFKLEAHHEVAVLELAMRGPGQIRQLAQVAEPEVGVITNTGVAHIELLGSQENIARAKGELLECLPAHGLAVLNGDDPGVRQQAVRSRCPVVYFGLEPGADVRGSDIKTDGTMGISFTVNGQCGTSRVQLPLVGSFNVFNALAAISVGHYFGLSLDEMAAALRGVKPGAMRLDVSVRADGTLIIDDAYNANPVSMRGALETMADLALGRRTVAVVGDMLELGEFAPPAHKEVGRLAAELGVGCLIAAGSWAPDVVQGAVAAGLDQNRAFVCPDAAAAAEVAGREVQPEDVVLVKASRGMQFEQVVAMLKQEGCR
- a CDS encoding UDP-N-acetylmuramoyl-L-alanyl-D-glutamate--2,6-diaminopimelate ligase; amino-acid sequence: MFKTLPELLAETVVLSLDWNGLSQDSNIHQVAYDSRGVKPGGLFVAVRGFKHDGHRFIPEAVAQGARAVVLDRPEIELPVGIAKVLVPNSRAALPDLAAAFYDHPSRKLKVVGVTGTNGKTTTAFLSEGIFQAAGFKTGLIGTVENHVGARVLPVERTTPESVDVEHLLRQMVNDGVTHVSLEVSSHALDLGRVKNIEFDVGVFTNLTQDHLDYHETLAKYRLAKAQLFAQLNKVTSKGGPKRAVLNADDPSSAAMQAATSAPILTYGIKNQADITASQIEIGAQGACFKLETTVGTREVKLHTTGLFSVYNALAACAVGISQGVELDVIVTALEHRPGVPGRFEQVKCGQDFAVIVDYAHTPDGLENILKAAQEFAAGRIILVFGCGGDRDRTKRPLMGKLGVEYADLVFVTSDNPRTEDPAAIIADIEAGIKETTAAKGSYSLITDRRQAIYAALTEARTGDVVLIAGKGHETYQILGEQTIHFDDREVVRDYFKELNQSCSR
- a CDS encoding PASTA domain-containing protein, which produces MKHTLTMMRKRIAVFLLFITFCTCGLAARLFYLQVFKNEKYRSAALTQRLQEIEIQPKRGLITDRNGKKLALNISLDSVVVNPRQVKNADQAAAALAEALGLSVDQVLAKVRSETSFEYVVRKIEPEKSKTVRALKLDGVYLVEESDRFYPNGSLAAHILGFAGIDNQGLEGLELVYDRELRGTMGRFLGETDATNREIPGGEKLYLPSEDGYNLVLTIDEVLQHIAEREIDRLMEETKAKGAVVLISDPNTGEILALSNRPTFDLNKPLASPDSNRRNLAVWYNYEPGSTFKIVTAAAALEEKAVQESDGFYCRGSMQVAGHNIACVTAHGSQTFAEVVKNSCNVGFMTVGMRMSRETFYRYISDFGFGATPGSGLPGEEEGILVPVKSVGPVEQANISFGQGIAVTPLQMITMMGAVANGGLLMKPQIVREIRTVDGAVVQPFTPQMVRQVVSTDTAYELCRLLEAVVADGTGRGAQIPGYRLAGKTGTAQKTVEGRYVSDKHVASFVGFGPVDNPQLAILVVVDEPQGAYYGGVVAAPTFKRVMEDSLRYLSIPPTITSEEEMTEPKIQVPAVMNLPVAEARKALEAQGLSYRVEGEGSIVIDQTPPPGTAAAAETKIILVCGETKPAPGLVTVPNLTGQTMRQAAQNLAEMGLTLRPVGTGLAVSQDPQPRSQVPTGSMITVEFKPPPAGGPDEPHE
- the rsmH gene encoding 16S rRNA (cytosine(1402)-N(4))-methyltransferase RsmH, which codes for MTFLHEPVLLQEVLSYLACQPEGVYIDCTVGGAGHAAAMLDRSSPTGRLLGIDQDEAALAAAAKRLQPYGKRVQLTKGNFRCLDEIWQTSGLGAPLGVLFDLGVSSPQLDEKERGFSYQEDAPLDMRMDPKQAVTAATLINTLPERELAQIISQYGEERWAVRIAKFIGQRRQQQPITTTAQMVDVIKAAIPAAARRRGPHPARRTFQALRIAVNDELAALRKGLEAAGRILAPSGRLCVISFHSLEDRIVKHTFRSWAQEGGFTVLTKRPVVPSPEEAKENPRARSAKLRAIRRRP